A genomic stretch from Oryzias latipes chromosome 24, ASM223467v1 includes:
- the mtfr2 gene encoding mitochondrial fission regulator 2 isoform X1 has product MSLLEDVVYVLRTVLEYFGVPPDMLDPVWTSQLCGQYRSIIRMIGTNLPLKPPPRVHFQIPLVANMLHDVDATGDTPAIPSLADIMWVFEDKGDSFAKTRMHLPPKKQNCINAIQNDLEPNIVHKKERSAGHAADPETLKKISALESELLKLRAQIAMIVTATPGADQTESHNAPLVSLTSPLPLPALTSTPRSAPAPPPPPPPPPPCPSSSTDTLDVMQLIRQNRKNKTVNGQLQPHNKESENKGMPSMMDVLKNLNQVKLRSVQRSPGGTPVGGRRSKGGAAVLSDPAALIAEALKRKFAQHRHNTSSDKENSRELSPFGSPESPKVSVHFRRSQGRRHF; this is encoded by the exons ATGTCTCTATTGGAGGATGTTGTATATGTGCTGCGCACAGTGCTGGAGTATTTTGGCGTACCTCCAGACATG TTGGACCCCGTGTGGACCAGTCAGCTGTGTGGACAGTATCGCAGCATTATAAGGATGATTGGGACCAACCTCCCTCTGAAGCCCCCCCCACGTGTCCATTTTCAG ATCCCCTTGGTTGctaacatgctgcatgatgtggATGCCACAGGGGACACACCGGCCATCCCCTCTTTGGCTGACATCATGTGGGTGTTTGAGGACAAGGGGGACAGTTTTGCTAAAACTag GATGCATTTACCCCCAAAGAAGCAGAATTGCATAAATGCCATTCAGAATGACTTGGAGCCAAATAttgttcataaaaaagaaaggtcTGCTGGCCATGCAGCAGATCCAGAAACACTGAAGAAGATCTCAGCGCTGGAGAGCGAACTGCTCAAACTGCGGGCTCAGATAGCCATGATTGTTACCGCCACCCCAGGCGCGG ATCAAACAGAGTCCCATAATGCCCCACTAGTGTCCCTGACGTCGCCTCTGCCGCTTCCAGCTCTCACCTCCACTCCTCGCTccgctcctgctcctcctcctcctcccccaccACCTCCCCCTTGCCCAAGCTCCTCCACCGACACACTGGATGTGATGCAGCTGATCAGACaaaacaggaagaacaaaactGTTAACGGTCAGCTGCAGCCACACAACAAAGAATCTGAAAATAAAGGGATGCCCTCCATGATGGATGTTTTAAAGAACTTAAATCAAGTTAAACTGCGTTCAGTACAAAG ATCACCAGGAGGAACGCCGGTCGGGGGGAGGCGCAGTAAGGGAGGAGCCGCGGTGCTGAGTGACCCGGCAGCTCTCATCGCTGAGGCGCTAAAACGGAAATTTGCACAGCATCGCCATAACACATCCTCCGACAAAGAGAATTCACGGGAACTCTCGCCTTTCGGCAGTCCAGAATCCCCCAAG GTTTCTGTCCACTTCAGGCGCAGTCAGGGACGGCGCCACTTCTGA
- the mtfr2 gene encoding mitochondrial fission regulator 2 isoform X2 codes for MSLLEDVVYVLRTVLEYFGVPPDMLDPVWTSQLCGQYRSIIRMIGTNLPLKPPPRVHFQIPLVANMLHDVDATGDTPAIPSLADIMWVFEDKGDSFAKTRMHLPPKKQNCINAIQNDLEPNIVHKKERSAGHAADPETLKKISALESELLKLRAQIAMIVTATPGAESHNAPLVSLTSPLPLPALTSTPRSAPAPPPPPPPPPPCPSSSTDTLDVMQLIRQNRKNKTVNGQLQPHNKESENKGMPSMMDVLKNLNQVKLRSVQRSPGGTPVGGRRSKGGAAVLSDPAALIAEALKRKFAQHRHNTSSDKENSRELSPFGSPESPKVSVHFRRSQGRRHF; via the exons ATGTCTCTATTGGAGGATGTTGTATATGTGCTGCGCACAGTGCTGGAGTATTTTGGCGTACCTCCAGACATG TTGGACCCCGTGTGGACCAGTCAGCTGTGTGGACAGTATCGCAGCATTATAAGGATGATTGGGACCAACCTCCCTCTGAAGCCCCCCCCACGTGTCCATTTTCAG ATCCCCTTGGTTGctaacatgctgcatgatgtggATGCCACAGGGGACACACCGGCCATCCCCTCTTTGGCTGACATCATGTGGGTGTTTGAGGACAAGGGGGACAGTTTTGCTAAAACTag GATGCATTTACCCCCAAAGAAGCAGAATTGCATAAATGCCATTCAGAATGACTTGGAGCCAAATAttgttcataaaaaagaaaggtcTGCTGGCCATGCAGCAGATCCAGAAACACTGAAGAAGATCTCAGCGCTGGAGAGCGAACTGCTCAAACTGCGGGCTCAGATAGCCATGATTGTTACCGCCACCCCAGGCGCGG AGTCCCATAATGCCCCACTAGTGTCCCTGACGTCGCCTCTGCCGCTTCCAGCTCTCACCTCCACTCCTCGCTccgctcctgctcctcctcctcctcccccaccACCTCCCCCTTGCCCAAGCTCCTCCACCGACACACTGGATGTGATGCAGCTGATCAGACaaaacaggaagaacaaaactGTTAACGGTCAGCTGCAGCCACACAACAAAGAATCTGAAAATAAAGGGATGCCCTCCATGATGGATGTTTTAAAGAACTTAAATCAAGTTAAACTGCGTTCAGTACAAAG ATCACCAGGAGGAACGCCGGTCGGGGGGAGGCGCAGTAAGGGAGGAGCCGCGGTGCTGAGTGACCCGGCAGCTCTCATCGCTGAGGCGCTAAAACGGAAATTTGCACAGCATCGCCATAACACATCCTCCGACAAAGAGAATTCACGGGAACTCTCGCCTTTCGGCAGTCCAGAATCCCCCAAG GTTTCTGTCCACTTCAGGCGCAGTCAGGGACGGCGCCACTTCTGA